A genomic window from Paenibacillus sp. FSL K6-0276 includes:
- a CDS encoding ATP-binding cassette domain-containing protein, giving the protein MRYQTEAAELLALHQVSLDIAKGEFVSLLGPSGCGKTTLLRLMADFIAPTGGNIVVAGKCC; this is encoded by the coding sequence ATGCGCTATCAGACAGAAGCTGCGGAATTGCTTGCGCTGCATCAGGTGAGTCTTGATATTGCAAAGGGGGAGTTCGTCTCACTACTCGGACCTTCCGGATGTGGCAAAACAACGCTTTTGAGACTAATGGCCGATTTCATAGCACCAACAGGTGGGAACATTGTAGTAGCTGGAAAATGTTGTTGA